aaagaaaaaattaaacgGCTCATTGGTCAACTATCACTTGATTATAGAAGCTAGAAATTAGTTCTTAGTACATATGGTTACCTGAATATCTTTCTGCTCACAATTAAGTAGCTATTATCACCGTGGAGAATTTGTAATCTGATGCCTCTGCACTCTTCTTGTTCATAGTGCTGCAGAACCTGTTCGAAAGAGGGTAACTGCGATCATCGAAATGTATTTGAGATGCAAGAGAAAGAACTTTTGGTGAGTGCCTCTCTATATGATGCAGAAAATCTTTAGGAAAGAAAAGCTCGCAGACTTCTTTTGCcgatttttgcaaaatgaattggaaagattttgtttgataaaaagATTTTAGTAAGGGTGGTTGGGACTATAatagatattttcaattttcatttaaacttGCTTGCAGGATACACTAATAAAGCAAGGTCTTTAAGTTAACGTGATTTCATGTTCCCGTCAACAATTGTAAAGGACAAGAAAGTCTAATATTTGCATCTTGCAGGATCTTAAAACTTTGTTGGTGAAGACAAAAGGGAGTTTGAAGATCTGCAGTTCCAGTTTCAGAGAGATCTAAAACAGCTAGGTAGGAAAAGTAGACTAAAAAGGAGTAGTCTAATTAGTTCTTTTTCTGAGCACAGGCGAGGCTTAGGACATGGAGTTGCATGTTCCTTGTCCTTTTGCATTGAATGTCAACCATTTTAGATGAGTGTCGTCTATATACTTTATTTATTACAGCTCCTCCGCTGAATGTTATTATCTCAGATTGAGGCCATTGTCATTAATATGCTCCCTAAGATTTggcaataaatctcaaatttcaacTTGAAGAATGAATCTATGGGATCTTGTTACgatcttttttggcttttgcatTTTATTAAGGAGAATAAAAGCTAGATGTGACATGCTTCCTGAGCATTAATATGTGTTTTTGCTTTTCCAATGGATCAGGCAATCAAGTCCAGGAGATGTCTACTGCTGCCCTTGGATATCATAAAGTGGTGAAGGAAAATCGAAACCTGTACAACATGGTTCAGGATTTAAAAggtcagctttttttttttttcgagagtTATTTGTTTATGAATTGGATCGCATAACTCAATTTTTTGAGCAGTATGCATTTATCCGCAGAAGTATATGCTTGTCCATGGGTCAGTTGCTTTTAAGTAAAGgagcttttgttgttttatttccaATGTTATGagtttaatttgacaaaaatctttACAGGAAATATACGAGTATACTGCAGAATTAGACACATTTTTAATGCGGAAGCCAAAAATGTGGTAGATTTTATTGGAGAAGATGGTTCACTTGTGATTGTTGACCCTTCAAAACCCCATAGAGATGGAAGGAAAAGTGTTTCAGTTTAATCGGGTTTTCAGTCCACTTGCTACTCAAGGTATTGTTACACTTCATCTTACTGTCTAAGGGTATATTGTTGGCCAAGTGATTGTCCTGCAAGTTGATGTTCAGCTCCTAAATAACAATGTAAATTGTTTTTCGCCATGCGGCCCTCTTTGCAGATGATGTGTACATGGATACTCAACCTTTGATTAGATCAGTTATGGATGGTTACAATGTCTGCATCTTTGCTTATGGTCAAACTGGATCGGGTAAAACACATACAATGGTAAGAACTTAAGTGTAGCTTTAGTAGATCCAACCTTGTGCCAGATCACCTCCTAGGCTCCTAGATAATTTGtgtaaaataaaaagtgtgcATTTTCCTTGCTGTTAGATGGATGTACTGTTAATTTCGTATATCTACCTGCAAAGCATGAACATAATTCAATCTAAGCAGATGCTTAAGATTGCTTACGTTGATTTGAGGAATAACTACTTATTGCCTTTTGGAATTGCAGAGTGGTCCATCAGGCGAACTGACAAAGGACATGGGGATTAATTACTTGGCTCTCAACGATCTCTTCGAGTTGTCTAACAGAAGGAAGGACATTATAACTTATGATATTCATGTTCAGATGGTTGAAATATATAATGAGCAAGTGCGTGATCTCCTTGTTGAGGATTCAGCATCCTCAAGATATCCTTTGAAATGGATTATTCTGTCTAATATAGATACATTTGATGTCAAATAAGTAGATAAAAAGACTGAAGAAAGCTTAAGTTTCTGAAATGTAAATTTAGGTTCCTTGACTATGCACAAATTAAATATTCGAAGCTGTACCAGTGACGGTGGCTTGAGCCTTCCAGATGCTACCATGCATTCTGTCAAGTCCACAGCTGATGTGGTCAACCTAATGAAATTTGGTGATGTGAATCGTGTCGTCAGTTCTACAGCACTGAACAATAGAAGTAGCCCGGTCTCACAGGTCAGTTTTTGGACAGGCAGAGTTTCCCTACCCATTCTTTTTGGTATAAATTTTGATGTAGTTTCCAATAGATAGATTATTCAAGAGAGTGATACTGATGTCCATGGGATGCATCCTTGCAGTGTGCTGACAGTACATGTTCAAGGGAAAGATGTATCTGGATCCATCCTCCACAGTTGCCTGCATTTGGTTGATCTTGCAGGAAGTGAACGGGTAGATAAATCTGAAGTCACAGGAGAGACTGAAGGAGGCACAGTACATTAACCGGTCTTTGTCTTGTCTGGGAGATGTTATCACAGCTTTGGCCTAGAAAAACTCCAATGTACCTTACTGCAATAGCAAACTTACGCTTCTGCTGCAAGATTCCCTAGGTACCTATTTCAAAGTTTCGAACTTTGTCAGGTGTCATTGAAGCTTcattttaggataaaattacTAATTCCAGAGTGAGCATTTCATAGAATTGAGATACTCTGATTATGATCCTTGGGTAATGGTGACATTGCTTTTATGCATTTTATTTCAGGAGGAAATGCGAAGACATTGATGCTGGCTAATGTGAACCCTGAGAGAGATCCATTTGGGGAATCAATGAGTACCTTGAAGTTTGCCCGGAGAGTTTCAACGGTTGAACTTGGTGCTGCACGCATGAACAAATAGACCAGTGAGGTCATGCAACTCAAAGAGCAGGTAAATGTACTTGGGTAATCTCTATGCTTCAGATGCCTTTCTGACaataatcaacattacaatTCTAGGGGCTGGATCTGTCGATTTGGCAAAAATGAGATCCAGCTTGTTATGCAAGGAGAGCGCACTCTTTGTACTGATCCTCGAACGCCCAACTTGCTTGTTCAAAGCATGAATGGCAAGGAATCTCACATAAGGAAATCGCTGCACACCATAGAGAGGAAGCTCATCAATGGATCTGAAAGGAGGTCAGCGAAATATTTAACTATCTAGTCTTAACACTGAATTGGACAAATTTAGTATGGTATGAAATACACAAATGCAactgaaaaattccaaaatgacGGGTAATATGAGAATTTGCTCACATCATTATCTTGCCATTAAGACTTGGTTTCTATGCAATTGCAGGAACCAAAGAAATGTGACAGAAGCTCGTTCACTTGTCAGAGGCTCTACTACTTGCATTAAAAATGGAGTATTGGCAATTGCAGCCAACACACGGACACTTAGGAGACAATCACTAACAGGTGCTGGTTCAGACCAGTCTCGCCGGTCTTCTCTGGGTGGCAAGTCCACTAATTCCAGTAAGCAGAATCagcataattaaatttaattcacaGTATATATTTCATCTCATTATGTCCATCATctgattatttgttttttgtttcttcaataagATGTAAAAGACACAAGGAATGCCAAGACGCTCCTCCAGTCCACCCATCATCTACGATAGCAAAGCGTTGGCTGTAGCTATAGATGGCGAAATTTAGTGTTCAATGACCAGCGAAGTGATGCTTCGACTCGAAGCTGACTGAAGTTTTGACATGATAGATGAGACACTGAGAATTGACCAGGGAAAAACTGAAGAGTTAGCCGACAAACGCAATAGCAATTTTGTGGTTTAACACACTGCTTATGTACATATTGACACAAGTTCTTCAAATAATGCCCGAAATTTCTATGGTAATGTTTTCAAACTGCTCTTGCCCATTGTTCTCTGAATCTCTGACTTAAGTCATCAAAGCTATCGGCATCTTTTAACAGAAATGGAGGAAATGACAGGTGCCTCTGCTAATAAACCGGCTGCTCTTCTATTGTATAGCTAGCTAAAAATCACAGATTATAGCACGACATTCATATAACGTGACGCCAATGTGGTACTATAGAATCAAGTGTTCTTGTTTTTAGTATAGTTGATTATAATAGCTTCACAGGCCCTGAAAACCGAGATCCCTCAGTTTATCCAGCGATACCTTGCGTGATATGGATCATACATAGTTTACttattcagttataaacctccAATGTAACTGAGGGGCTAGTCAGTTAAAAAAACACACAACTATAGCAACAACTTCcatgtttcattttcaaaacagGATCCCATGCCCATCTTTGAAGTTCAGCTTAATTTAGTTGAAGATGCAAACAAGCAGATGGCCATTGCCTTAGATTTACCCAAAAGTGCTACTGTCAGGAAACCAGACGTGAAGGTTAAGAGGAGCATCATTAACAAGTCATCCAGTTCaccaaattgttaaaaatgcCTTCTTTACAGGTTTATGATGAACCTGAAAAACTGATTCACAGATGAGTGTACTTTGTTCAAGTTTCAACCATTCAGTCAATGGAAAGAAATATCGACAATTATTTAAGGAAGGTGAAGAGAAGAAAGTAGTTAGCAAAGCTTAAACAAGTCGGTTGTTTGATTGTAGCTAATTTGCCCGTTTATTTTCTTGAAGGAATAGTCATAGGCTTGAAGCAGCCGCTTGTGGAATCTCCTCATGTCCAAGCTCACATTCTGTCTGTCGAATTCTGTGGATCGGCTGTCCCCATTAGATAGTAAGAATTTGGAATAGGAATCCTTCCTCCTTTCAAACTCTTCCTTTCATCATTCGTAGATGGACGGACGATTTTGTAGGTATGTTTAAGTCTGCGAATCCCGTGATAAGATCATTCTAGCCGCAAAGTGAAACCATCCTTCTCACCATGATTCACCAAAACTGTTCATAcagtaaaagaacaaaaggaaaaacacaaggGAAAATGTTTACACATCAAATAGCAATTGAAGGAAATACGCACCCAAGGGAAGTAAAACCAGCAAAGATGAATAGAGATGCATTTTTTACTTATGCATATTtcgaatcaagaaaaataaagaagcacatccaagtatagaaaaaaaaattggagaaaaatctcttttggaCTGTTTTAAGAATGGACAATATTTCAACAGTCCAAAAGTTCAGAAGAATACTACCTCTTAGAGCTGCTCGTTTACTAGAAAGACACTATTTGCATATCCCAGAGCATTTGTCCACCATGtccaaaagaaattcattagGGACCCGCCATAgcttaaaagtgcaatcaaaatctttgaaagatatGCAAGCTTTGGTTTATTATCGCACATCAATGAGGACCAAGGTCTAATCAGTTCTTCCAAAAGGTAAAATGATGGCAGAAAAAAgctccaaaaacaaaaagcaatggGATTTAGtaattcacaagaaaaacatgtccCACGTTCAAATTAAACTactgaaagaacaagaaagccgCTAACTTTTCAGTCTGTTTATGTAAGGGTCTTTTAACCAGCTAACTTCAAAGGAAAATCTTAACACAATGATCAACAAATCAATAGTATAGCCAGGCAACAAACCCACAGATAACACTGTGATCACAGTACTAGGCGTCAGAGGTACCATAAGAACCTCAAgagaattaattaaaacaatgataGCCTGCTAGCAAAATATGTTGGTTGTACCTTGTTTGTACTATTTCAATGCATCAACAGTCACGATATCCCGAAAGCTTCGGGTCCTTTTCAACCTTGATCATCAACGGTCGAATATGAATTGTATGAGGAGGGAGCTACAGATTAAAATTAGGCCAAAACAATTAGAATGGAAGATATAAATGAACcgatagaaaaaatgaaatatattgcAATATGGAGAATTATTGCAGCTGAAAAACTAATAACTAGACTCACACTTAATAATACAATGTAGATTTTCCTAAGCAACCAAAACACTCTTAACAACATCAATGATTTAACCAATTTTCTGCATATAAAATGATTGGCTTGACAAAGCTTAAACAAACAAGATATCTTCCGCTTAGGACTATTTGGAACGTCTCCATTTAAATGAGGGGAAAGAAAGGCCTAAAGCAAGATATTGTACTTTTAGAACATTTGTCACTAACAATATCAACAAAGGCATGAAACACAAAGGTAACTGTTCAAGGCTTATGAAAAGATATCATCACTATTATATGTAAGAAGGAAATTGATCACTAGTAGTATCGACTAACAATGCTTTGTTGCAAAAAAACTCAATAAAGCCGTGATCCGCAACACCTAAGTTACAAATTCACATTGTGTACGGCTTAGATCTGCATTTcgttcaaatttatttatggatTGCATCCCATAACCAAAATACTACTATTACTAGACGGTCCAGTAATTCATCGTACTCGGCAGCAGCATCCTATTGCCAAATATAGTATTGCCATTACGGTGTCATCATGACTATGACTATACTATCTAAAGACATAATGCACAATTAACCATAAATGACATCATTACATACTatcagttttcctttttatttgtcataattatttttgagaTCATTTTCTTGCATAGCAAGAGGAAGATACCACTAAGATGATACCCATATCCACAGTCACAAACCTTAAAGCGAGAGGCATCGATTACAAATTCTCCACTAGTGATAATAGCTACTTAATTGCGAGCAGAAAGATATTCAGGTAACCATATGTACTAAGAACTAATTTCTAGCTTCTATAATCAAGTGATAGTTGACCAATGAAAGCATCAACTAATGTGATAACAGAGCATATTAAGggaacataatatatataaatttcttgcacaaattatcTCATGCCAATGGACAACAACGTATgacaaaggggaaaaaggatATCGCAACCGCAACTTAACTGCAGGAGAGTAAGTTCACAAAGATGACATACCTTGGATCCTCGAGTGGACAAATCCTCCAGGGGTGAGGATGTTGAAAGCAACCTGCCTCTTTCTTTTAGTAAATCTCCAAAGACTAAATCCAGCTGAAATTGGATGTTGAAACAATTCATGTCATTTGTGATTATGATAGGAAACAAAAACCATCAGTATCAAAAAGTGAAAACTTAACAAACTCAAAGTTTCTCATCCTATATCAATTATATTGGGCAGTAGATTTGAGTACAAAATGTTTCCTGATGGTTGAACATGACATTTAGTTCAGCAAAAGAAGATTTTCtgcttattttatttgtagGAAAAATGGAAACGCCACTCCTGTGACGTTTAGTGCCCTGTATTTCTCATGGATGCAAAGGAAGCACTGGAAAAACAACATATTTAGCCCTGGTTAGTCTTACAACTATATTTTAATCTCATACACATCAACCAGGCACAAAAGCGTGTGCAAAATTTCTACAGGCGATATTTGCTCTATCTATGCGATAGAAGAAAGCAATACCTTCCCACTCAATCTACGAGCTGTGCGATTTGTACTCTTTCTACCTTCTAGTGACATGTAGATTCCATGTTCAACCAGCAAGGTAACTAGTCAAAACTGTTACGGTCTTCCAAGGACAACAAGACATATACTTATTTTAGGCTCTGCAGTTTTGATCAAGTCATGCAAGAATACCTATTATTGTAGTTGCAGAATATCTCTAGTGAGGTGTTTCCATGcacatcaaaatcatttattcatcgaaaaattaaatttcaattgccCATATTCCCACtaatatttatcttctttttgccATAAACGAAACAACATATTATTCCATCCAAAGAGAGCCTAAGCATTACAGTGCTTAGCCTAcatagaaatgaaatgaaggTTGTCCTCAAAGACATGTGAAGTAAATTAACTCAAATCTTCCACTTTTGTGCTCCCTCGCTACTGCGCATTCGCTGGCAATTGAACAACCCAACAAAGATACGTAACAACCCATTCGGGATTTCAAGCTGCGCATTCGAAACCAGCCCAtgagaggggaggaagaaggaaactCACCGGTCGAGAGAGAAACGCACGGACCCGCCTGTGTCCACAGCAGCGAAACTCTCCAGCCTAAGTGTTCTCCNNNNNNNNNNNNNNNNNNNNNNNNNNNNNNNNNNNNNNNNNNNNNNNNNNNNNNNNNNNNNNNNNNNNNNNNNNNNNNNNNNNNNNNNNNNNNNNNNNNNTGCTAGGACGTCAGAAACGTAAGagtgtgtttttcttttcctttctttatccCGTCCCCTCCTCCCCTCTTCTCCacggttcttttcttttgagttcAGCCggcttcttttcttattttgcccACCTTCCGACTTGTCGACGGGGTCCAACCATTAAATTCATAGAGGAATCGACTCCAATCTCCGTGGAAGACGATTCAACACCTCCCCACGCCCCCGCCAAAAGGTTCCCTCTGCCAAAACTTCAATTCGCGACACAATGATCAATATCTTGTACGATCAATGTTGGCAAAACTCTGAGAACAGGCCGGATGCTTCGAGGACTTCGCAACTAGGGTGGATCTGTTCAATGACTTCGGATCGGAGGACGATCTGCCCAGGACCAACACAGATTTGGGGGCTCATGGTTGGCCGTGGCGGGGTTTGAAGTCGAGCGGTGGAGAGACGCAGGGCGTGGCAGTGGCGGTGGAGAAGGCAATAATGGTGGATGAACACTAACAGTACCTGACGAAccgaggaagatgatgaacagtaaaagTAAAAGGGAAAACTAAAATAGTAAAAAAGTTGTCAATATGACGTTGTTTTGAATGGAGTTGTACATATAGATCGCCACGCATGTTATGTAAAATAACTGATATTGATTGGGTCAGCACATTAGAATTTTTCAACCTAAATTAACCGgattgattatattaaaaaatcattttaaaagtacattaaataaattcaaaagttgagaatcaaaatttttGGGTAATGTTCCCAGCTTCTAGCTTCTAAACTTTTTATGGAATTAAAAGGTGGAAAGTGCAACGCAACAACCATGGGgaacccaacaaaaaaaaataaaaaaaaataactctcTCGATCTCATAGAAGATTGGTCAAATAAGCCAATGCAACTTCTGTGAAATTCATTATAAGTCAATTACATAAACTCAAGTGGAACCGACCTAGCCAATACTTAGATATATCCCGGTCATCTTCACTGCTTcggtcatttttcttttctcactaAAACTAAAAGCAAGACGACCCCACCATCAATTATTAATAGAGTCAAGTCAAGACTGACGCCCATTTCCTGGTAATTTCCGGCATCGCCTATCTTCATTCTTTACAATCACGAAAAGTACTACAAAAATTCAGACCTTCTGCGCGGTGCGAAtcgcagaaaaatcttcagcaAACACCAATGCCCGGAGAGTCGGATTCTCGCAGCAACCAAAACGCCAGGAGTGGTAGTAGTTCTTCTCATCATGCGGTCGATGTTGAGTCGTCCGATGGTAGGAGCCGAGGATCAGCAGACGAGATAAGTTTTTGCATCTTTAGAGTGCCTCAAAGTCTGTCCGATATCAATCAGATGGCGTACCGGCCTAGCACGGTCCCGATTGGGCCCTACCACCACAAAAACCCAGAGTTTGAAAAGATTCAAGAGCATAAGCGGCGATTCTTCATCGATCTGCTCAATCGAAGGCACCAGAGGACGGAGAGGCTACAGATGGAGAAGCTACAACAGTTCGCTGAGGCTTTGAAGCCAATGGAGGAGAAGATAAGAAAGTGTTATACTGAGGCCTTAGCTTTCAACAGCGATGAGCTCATCCAGATGATGGTACTTGATGCTTGCTTCATCATTGAGCTGTTCTGCAAGTACTCCCGTAGATTGAAAGGGGGCCCCGACGCAAGGCATGACCCCTTGTTGACAGAGCCCTGGGTTTTGCCTTTCCTTATGCGGGATCTCGCCAAGCTCGAGAACCAAATTCCATGGTTCGTTCTTAAACGTCTGTTCGATATGACGCTGGGATCTTCAAATGAGAGCGATACTTCTCTATCCGATCTCGCCTTGAGTTTCTTCAACCGGATGCTTCAAAGACCAGAGCATATCTTGAAGAAGTACTCCAACAGCGAAGGAGAACATCTGCTTAATTTCCTCCGTTTGACTTACATCCATGACTCTCCAGAgacaaagcaaaaacaaaataaattccTTCGCCTGATCCAGCCCGCAAACAAGCTCTACCAAGCAGGCATTAAGTTCAAGCCCACCCATTGTGAAAGCTTCATGGACATCAAATTCAGCAATGGTGTCTTGGAAATTCCGGTACTAAAATTCGATGACTTCATGAGTTCTCTGTTCcttaattttattgcatttgagCAATGCCACAGGGACTCCTCCAAGCATGTCACAACTTTTGCCACTTTCATGGCTTGCCTCCTTAACACACCAGCAGATGCTGAGTTCCTATGCAACCGCAAGATCATTGAGAGATATTTTGGGACGGATGAGAAAATTGCCCATTTCTTTAGCAACATTGGGAAAGATGTTGTGTTTGACATCCGCAAGAACCATTTGTGCCAGGTGCTCCAGGATGTGAACACGTATTGTGAGAAGGACTTCCGAGTACATTGGGCCAGCTTCAAGAACACCTACTTCAAATCGCGGTGGTACCTCATATCAGCTATAGCGGCATTCATACTTCTGGTTCTGTCGGCAATTCAGTCTTCGTATGCTGTGATTGCTTATTACCGACCTCCTAAGTCATGATTTACATCTGCTACTCGTTGTTGTAGGTCATTAGTGCATGTTTCTGACTACCTTCATGATTTCAATATCATTAGCAATGTTTGTCCAATATATTCATATGGAACATGATGATTATGGTTGAGATTGAATTATGCCTTCCAATGAATGATGTAccacatttaattttttgagttcATAAGACTAGAATGATTTGCAGTTCATTAACTTTCGTTTCATTGCCAAGAAAAGTAAACATGGAGTTTCTGGAATGAACAACATAATTTGAGTAATTACTACAATGTATTGGTATAAACTACACGTTAGCTTTCTATAATCCTTTGTTAATCAAATAAGGTTTGAACTTAGTGGACCAGAAGCCCTTTCATTTTTTAAGCAGAGGCAAATCTGAAAGTGACAAGGTGACAGAGGTAAAAGAGGAATTCACCGAAACATCCGGTATAGATATAAACGTACAAttctaataaaacaaaaattacataattattcatttaattgcaaAATGTACCAACGTTTAGCGCTTGTCTTCTAGTGAAGTTAATCCATTCATGGGGACAAGAAGAAATTTTCGTCAACTATATACAGAGAttgtttatattttcatgaatgtTGCTGAGAACTTTTAACCCTCTAAAAAGGGGATGAAGACACCAGTAGTCGTTGTATTTTACAGTATATTCaccctaattcctaattttttttagccaattaaTTCCTTAGACTATACTTTTCTGTTCGCCTTATTTATTTCACATACACAATGCTCCTTCGACTCATTGTATATTTGAGATAAATAAATGGagtgaaaaaagagaaataaaatcagAAACAGGAAATGAGAGAGGGTGTGCACATGGGAAGGGACTGAGGCAGGAGATTGTGGCTGGGAGCCCAGCCACCAGCACGAATGTCTCAGGGGTCCCTACCGTGCTCccaagagagagaagcaaagagaAACATACTTGCCCACTTGCCTAGCTCGC
The sequence above is drawn from the Eucalyptus grandis isolate ANBG69807.140 chromosome 11, ASM1654582v1, whole genome shotgun sequence genome and encodes:
- the LOC104436891 gene encoding kinesin-like protein KIN-14L, whose translation is MQGERTLCTDPRTPNLLVQSMNGKESHIRKSLHTIERKLINGSERRNQRNVTEARSLVRGSTTCIKNGVLAIAANTRTLRRQSLTGAGSDQSRRSSLGGKSTNSNVKDTRNAKTLLQSTHHLR
- the LOC120289817 gene encoding UPF0481 protein At3g47200-like; the encoded protein is MPGESDSRSNQNARSGSSSSHHAVDVESSDGRSRGSADEISFCIFRVPQSLSDINQMAYRPSTVPIGPYHHKNPEFEKIQEHKRRFFIDLLNRRHQRTERLQMEKLQQFAEALKPMEEKIRKCYTEALAFNSDELIQMMVLDACFIIELFCKYSRRLKGGPDARHDPLLTEPWVLPFLMRDLAKLENQIPWFVLKRLFDMTLGSSNESDTSLSDLALSFFNRMLQRPEHILKKYSNSEGEHLLNFLRLTYIHDSPETKQKQNKFLRLIQPANKLYQAGIKFKPTHCESFMDIKFSNGVLEIPVLKFDDFMSSLFLNFIAFEQCHRDSSKHVTTFATFMACLLNTPADAEFLCNRKIIERYFGTDEKIAHFFSNIGKDVVFDIRKNHLCQVLQDVNTYCEKDFRVHWASFKNTYFKSRWYLISAIAAFILLVLSAIQSSYAVIAYYRPPKS